A region of the Bryobacteraceae bacterium genome:
TTTGCCGCCGTCAGAAAAGCCTGGTTGGCGACCGGGACCTGCGCCATCACCTCGCGATACAGAACCGTATCCACGGCTGCGGACTTCGCTTTCTTCTGCGACTCGATGACGCGCCGGGCGGCGTAACGGCCAACGATCTCGGCGAAGCGGAAGCTGTCTTTCGGCGCGGGCTGCCCCGTCTCCGGATCCAGGATCTTCGCGCCCAGCGGGGACTGCATGCCGCCGAGGGCGCCGTTGATGAAAACCACCGTGCCGAAGCCCTCCTGCTCAAGCATCTGCCGCAGGTAATGGACGTAATCCGACGTGATCAGCGTGTTGCGGCTCCCCAGCGCCTCCGGGTGATTGTTCCAGTTGACCAGCGTGCCTACGGCGCGGCCGCGGCGGTCGCGGAAGACGAGCGAAAGGACCTCCGGGTCGTGCACCACGGGCGGGCGCGTGTCGTCATAGTAGCCGGCAACGTCTGGCGGTGTTACCGCCGCGGGAAACATGCGGACTGGCGAAAGGCGCGCAATCGCCTCCCGCGCGGCAGCGGCCGTTTCGCTGACGACGAAGGCATTGTAAGCTTCATCCAGGCCGCTCACGCCCGGCCTGGGCCCCCACTGCCCCATCGTGTCGGGGCCCTGATGGACGTGCGTCGCGGCGACTATGACCCGCACGCCGGGCACGGCGTCTCGTACCATCCGCACGTCGTCATGGAACAGGCCGATCAGGTCCACCGCGCACAGCACCACCGGCTCATGACCGGCGCGAAGCGCGAGACAGCGTGCCCAGAGATCGTCGTGCACGCCTGTGGCGACGCGGTTGTTGCCAAAGCCTGCCAGATAGACGGGCCGGTCGAGCTTCGGCGTGATCTTCCGCGCCGAGGCTCCCGCCTCCAGCCGGTCCGCCGCCACGGCTGGAACACACAGGGCAGCGAAAAAGACCAATGCGCGCATACTCCAATTGTGCCTTGCCGCGCCAAACGGCTGCCCGCCACGCGTCCTGATCCTGGAGTCGCCTCCGGCGCCACACCGCACAGGACGCCGGCTCCGGCGCGTCTGACGAAGAAATGTGCCCGGAAACGGGACGGGATTCCCAGGCCCGGCAAAATGGCTTTCCCCAAGACAAATGACCCGGCCCAGGACAAAAGGCGCCTCAGGCCTGTGCTGACAAAAGAATCGGGAAGACACGCGGAGCGAAAGCCAATCCCGCCGGAGAGTCAGCTTCGGGAACGGAATGGCGGCGATGGATATCGCTGCGGTGCCGTACTGGCTTGGCCAGGGACTCTTGGGCCGGCTCCGGCCGGACGGCCCCCGGTTCCATTCACGGAGGATGTCTTGTGCCGGCGCCAGCCTCCGGAAACACGGGCGGCGCAGCCGCGCCGTGGCCGCTCGTTCCTGCGGCGCCTCGCGCTGCTTCGCTCGCGGCTCTGAGAGCCGTGCTTTTCCCGGAAGCGGGCCAGTTGCAAGGACCCGGCCGGTGCCTCCGATTCCCCGGACGGGTCTCCCCCGCCAATTTCGGCGTGCGGAATGCGAAGGGCGGTCTTGATCCCGGCCCCCACGGACGGCCGGGATCGCAGACAGCCTCTCCCTTCCTCCGAAAACGTCCCCCCAAATGGACTTACTTCGAAAGGGCCAGGGCGTAGACCGCCCTCTCGGGTTGACCTCCCGCGGCCACCAGATCCTTCTCGGCCACACCGGGCAATACCCGCGAGCTCGCCCCGGACGAGTCCCGGATTTCAGACAGGAACGACACAGCCCCATACCTGTGAAACACAAGCTGCGCCGGGCCCGGCTCCGCAGATTCCTGCGACGGGACCAGCATCAGCATGAAGAAGTGCTTGCCGTCCTGGCTACGGATGGTATACAGACTTCTGTTCGCCCTGCTCTGCTCGAACTTCCATACGCCGGCAGGGCATTCCTTGTCCCCAACAGTGAACGAGAACGGCACATCCGCCGTGATTCTTGACTGAGCCGAAGCGGCGGGCACGGTGGCACACAGCGCCGCGAACGCAAACACCAGATGTAATTTCATGCAGCCTCTCTTTCCTTACGGGCAGCGCCATCCGGCCTCAAGGGCCTTGCGGCGCGTGCTCGTGGCAATGGGGTGAGCAATTCGGCGGCCAATCGGGGCAAGCTCACCGCACGTTCCAATCCGATCGAAAACAAACAGACATCGCCACAGGCGCGCCGTGGCCCTCCGGCCCGGACAGTCTAGCTGTTGCCGGAACGGCTGTCCGGAAGTTTCCAAATCGGCAAGTTTCCAGTCAGTGGGTGACACGCGCGCTGACAAAGCACCTGCTTCGAGGGGAAGAAAATCGCCGGTCCGGGATTCACTGCGGTCCGGGACCGCCATCGGGAGGGCCTGTGAAGAAGAAAAGGAGCCAGGGAACCGGCGGCGGCAAGGACCACCGGTCTCGCCAAACCGCAACGCCAAGGAGCGCGACGGGCCGCCACTGTGTACGCGGCCGGTCAGAGCAGGTTGTGAATGTGCAGGAGGAATACGCGTCTGAAACCAGGGTAGATTTTCCGCCGCTATGTGATCCATCTAGAGAAAGGCAGTGCCGTGCTGAGACGGGTGAAACCGCGATTTCGGCCCGCCACTGGTTGAAGTGCGGGCGCCACAATAACAGAACCCGGCCAGGCCCTCCGATTCCCTGGCCGGGCTCTTTCCCGTCTCAGCTCCACCCGCCGCGCTCTTTCTTCCCCCAGATCCTGGACGTGTTACTTCCTGGCAAGAACAAAAACTGTCTTCTCGGGCCGTTGACCCGACGCCAGCAGCCTCTCCTCCACCGAGCCGGCCTTCAGCTTGGCGCCCGAGCCAGGCGACCTCCAGATTTCCGCAAGGTAGTACTCAGTTCCGTAGCGGTGAAACACCAGCCTAGGGGGGCCGAATTGGTCATCTCCCCCAGGGCCGTAGTCAATACCATCGCCACGGCCTTGCTGTTCTGATCGCGGAGCGTGTAGAGATTGGGGGTGGAGGCGCTTCGCTCGAACGTCCAGGCTCCGGCGGGATACGCGTTGTTCCCTACCGTGAATGCGAACGGGATGTCCGCTCCGATCTTCGACTGGGCAGACACAAGTGGCGCGGCGGCACACAGCGCCGCGAACGCAAACACCAGATGCAATTTCATGCAGCCTCTCTTTCTGACGGGCAGCGCCTGCCGGCCAGCCCGGCTTGCCGGCGACCGCTCGTTGCATACTGGAGGGCAATTCAGCGGCCATTTGCCAGCGGTTGGCGTTCGGTCCGCATACCTGCGTGAGGACAGACGCAATGGCTCGAATCGTCCGGCTCGCGTGTGGCTCTTTCTTCGCCGATCTCATGCCAGAAAGGCTCGCCGGAAATTTCCAAATCGGCAACTTTTTACATCCGAAGGGCCGGAATGGCAGACAACGAGGCGTAGACTATGAAGTGGAGGATTCTTGGCCTTCGTTCTACTGGGCATCGGAGGGCCTGCCGCCGGGATTGTGCGGAAGCTCGAGGGGGCGCCGCTGACAATCGGCCGCGGCGAGCACAGCGGACTCAGGCTGCCTGATGCGGCCGTCTCCCGCCATCACTGCGTGCTGGAGGTGGACAAAGGCGGCATCCATCTGCGGGATCCAGGGAGCTTCAATGGGACCTACGTAAACGGGGCCCGAGTCAGTGAGGCGCTCCTCCGGCACGGCGATGAGATTCGCATTTGCACGTCACTGTTTCGCATCCTCGACGATCAGCTCGACAGCGACCCGGATTGCCGCGACGCGCCCGCCGGAGCGAGCGTTGTGCGGACCCACCGCATCGAGGCAGATCCGGAATCGCCTTTCGAGCTCGAACAGCTCGCCCGCCGGCTTTACCACCAGGAGCGGACCCGCGCGGAGCTCACCGCGCTGCTCGAACTGGCCTCGGCGCTGCCGCCGACCTCGGGCTTCGCCGAAGCGAAGCGCATTTTCCTGGAAGCCGTCTTCCGCATCGTGCCCGCCGAGCGCGCCGCACTGCTCATGCTCGACCCCTCCACGGGGGCGATGACCGCCTCCTACGGGTGGAAGCGCGGCACGGGGCCTGTCCCCCCGGAGTGTGTGCCGGAGTCAGCCGTGGCGCACTGCCTGGAAGAGAAGGCGGGCGTCATGGCAGAAGTGCAGGGTCTGGCCAGTTCCCTCTGGCTTTGCCCGCTGCCCTGCAATGACGGCATCGCCGGCGTGCTGGCGCTGGAAACAACGGGCGGCGAGGAGCTCAAGCCGCGCTACCGCGAGTGGCTCTGCGCCGCCGGAAGGATCGCGGGCGGCCTGCTGCTCTGTCAGCATGAGCTCGAACGGCTCCGGCGTGCCAACCAGGAGCTGATGGCGGAGATGGACGCCCGCCGTCTCATCGTCGGCGACAGTGCTGCCATTGCGGCCGTCAAGGAACAGATCGTCAAGGCGGCGCCCTCCGATGCGACGGTGCTCATCACCGGCGAGACCGGCGTGGGCAAGGAACCGGTAGCGCGCGCCATCCACGCAGGAAGCGCACGGGCGCACGGGCCATTCGTGGCTGTCAACTGCGCGGCGCTTTCTCCGACGCTGCTCGAAAGCGATCTGTTCGGCCACGAGCGCGGCGCCTTTACTGGGGCCGTCGCCCTGAAACGGGGCCGCATGGAAGCCGCTGCCGGAGGAACGTTGTTCCTCGACGAAATCGGCGAGCTCGACGCGGGCATCCAGGCGCGGCTGCTCCGCGTGCTTCAGGAACGGGAATTCGAGCGCGTGGGCGGCCTGGCGCGGCTGCGCGCCGACATCCGCCTCATCGCCGCCACGAATCGCAACTTGGCCGAAGAGGTCGAGCGCGGCGCCTTCCGCAAGGACCTCTACTACCGCATCAACGTCGTCGCCATCCATGTGCCGCCGCTGCGCGAGCGCCGCGCCGACATTCCCCTTCTGGCCGCCCATTTCCTTTCCCTTTCGTCCGCGCCGGCGGCCCGGCGCCTCCGCGGGCTTTCGCCGAAGGCGCGCCGCCGGATGATGGCCTATGACTGGCCGGGCAATGTGCGGGAGCTCCAGAATGCCATCGAGCACGCCATCGTCTTCAGCCGCGGCGAATGGATCGAAGAGGAAGACCTGCCCGAATCATTGCTGGAGCCGGCGGCGCCGGAAGCGGCGTCTGAGCCAGGTTACTATTCGAGCCTGCGCGAGGCCAAGCGCCGGATCCTGCTGGCGGCGCTGGCCGAATCCGGCGGCAGCCAGCAGGAAGCGGCCCGGCGCCTGGGCCTGAACCCGAGCCATCTCTCCCGCCTCATCCGCAGCCTCGGCCTTCGGTCCGAGGCCGGCTCGATGCGTTGAGCCCCGGGCGGGCGTACTCCCTCTCCCGCAACCACAGGACGCGTGATTTTCAGGGAACCGGCTGCTCATATCGCAGCCCGGCCGTCCCGTGCCCGCTCGTCCTCCCGCCGCTTCGCGTCCCTCACTGGCGGCTCTGACGCGGACGGAACTCGCCGCTGGGCCGGCGGAACCCGAGCGCCTCACACGCCCCAGCAGTAGTCTTCCACCGCTTTTTCGATGCTCTCGTCCCTGTCGGCCAGCCGCATCAGCTCCAGCCGGATGGCGTCCACAAGCGCGTTCCAGCTCGCCTCGATGATGTTTTCGCTCACGCCCACCGTGCACCAGGAGCGGCGATGGTCGCTCCATTCCACCAGCACGCGCACCTTGGAGGCGGTCCCGCGTTCGGTCGAAATGACGCGCACCTTGTAATCGGTGAGCCGCACGTTGGCGATGGCCGGATACACGGTGGACAGGCACTGCCGCAGACACAGGTCGAGCGCGTTCATCGGGCCTTCGCCGGTGGCGGTGGCCGAATGGATCGCGTCGTTCACGCGCAGGATGACAGTGGCCGTGGTCACCGAGTCGCGGTTGCCGATCTTGCGCGTTTCCACTTCCAGCGAGACGACCTCGAAGAAGTGCAGGCCCGGCTGGAGCGCCTCACGGACCAGCAGTTCAAAGGTGCCTTCGGCGGCCTCCAACTCGTAGCCGAGGTATTCCATCGTCTTGATCCGGTCCAGCAGCTCGCGCTTGGCCTCTTCGGTCAGCCGGTCCTTCAGGCCGTACTGTTCGAGCTTGTAGAGCACGTTGCCGCGCCCGCTCATGTCGCTGAGCAGCACGCGCTGGCGGTTGCCGACGACGCTGGGCTTGATGTGCTCGTAGGTGATCGAATCCTTCAACACGGCCGACACATGCACGCCGCCCTTGTGGGCGAAGGCCGCCCGCCCGACGAAGGGCTGGTTGGGCGGCAGCGGGAGGTTGGCGAGCTCGGCGATGTAGTGGCAGACCGAAGTCAGCGAGGTCAGCTTCTCCGGCCCAACGGTCGTGTGGCCCATCTTGGCTTCGAGGTTGGCGATCACCGAGGCCAGGTTCGCGTTGCCGCAGCGTTCCCCGTAGCCGTTCATGCAGCCCTGGACGTGAGTGACGCCCTCGCGCACGGCGGCCAGCGTGTTGGCCACTGCCAGGTCGCTGTCATTGTGGCAGTGAATGCCAAGCACGCCGTCGAAGCGGCGGCGGACTTCGGCGACGATCTCGGCCAGGCGATCGGTGAGCGTGCCCCCATTGGTGTCGCACAGCACCAGCACGTCGGCGCCGGCCTCTTTGGCGGCCTCCAGCGTCCGCAGGGCGTAAGACGGGTTCGCGTTGAAGCCGTCGAAGAAGTGCTCGGCGTCGTAGATGACCTCGCGGCCGTGTTCCTTCAGGTATCGCACCGTGTCGCTGATCAGCGCCAGGTTGTCCTCCAGCGAGATGCCGAGCACGCGCGTGGCATGGATGTCCCAGCTCTTGCCGAAGATGCTGATGGCGGGCGTTTGCGCCTCGATCAGCGCGGCCACGTTGGGATCCTTTTCCACCGGATTGCGGGCGAAGCGCGTCGAGCCGAAGGCGGTGAGGCGGGCGTGCTTGAGCGGGATGCTCTTCATGCGCTCGAAGAACTCCTTGTCCTTCGGGTTGGACATGGGCCAGCCGCCCTCGATGTAATCGATGCCCAGCTCGTCCAGCTTCTGGGCGATGAGGATCTTGTCGTCCACC
Encoded here:
- a CDS encoding citramalate synthase, whose product is MRIWTFDTTLRDGTQGESVSFSVDDKILIAQKLDELGIDYIEGGWPMSNPKDKEFFERMKSIPLKHARLTAFGSTRFARNPVEKDPNVAALIEAQTPAISIFGKSWDIHATRVLGISLEDNLALISDTVRYLKEHGREVIYDAEHFFDGFNANPSYALRTLEAAKEAGADVLVLCDTNGGTLTDRLAEIVAEVRRRFDGVLGIHCHNDSDLAVANTLAAVREGVTHVQGCMNGYGERCGNANLASVIANLEAKMGHTTVGPEKLTSLTSVCHYIAELANLPLPPNQPFVGRAAFAHKGGVHVSAVLKDSITYEHIKPSVVGNRQRVLLSDMSGRGNVLYKLEQYGLKDRLTEEAKRELLDRIKTMEYLGYELEAAEGTFELLVREALQPGLHFFEVVSLEVETRKIGNRDSVTTATVILRVNDAIHSATATGEGPMNALDLCLRQCLSTVYPAIANVRLTDYKVRVISTERGTASKVRVLVEWSDHRRSWCTVGVSENIIEASWNALVDAIRLELMRLADRDESIEKAVEDYCWGV